From Streptomyces griseorubiginosus, one genomic window encodes:
- a CDS encoding alpha/beta hydrolase — protein MDKKTLSRDGTPIAYERTGQGPAVILVSGAMSTGGTVAPLAVPLSERFSVFVYDRRGRGASGDTAPYAVAREVDDLAALIEEAGGEASLCGISSGGALVLEAAASGLPVRRVAVYETPFADFLERGAEQNTEYTEKLTAALAEGRRGDAVELFLRLTGMGEQMIQGARNSPMWPGMESVAPTLAYDNAVMAGGLVPRDRLASVTVQVLAVAGGASPEWMREGTRAVAEAAQNGAYRVLEGQTHMVDPTALGPVLAEFFAE, from the coding sequence ATGGACAAGAAGACCCTCTCGCGCGACGGCACCCCGATCGCGTACGAACGCACCGGGCAGGGCCCGGCCGTCATCCTCGTCAGCGGCGCGATGTCCACGGGCGGCACCGTCGCGCCCCTGGCCGTGCCGCTGTCCGAGCGGTTCAGTGTCTTCGTGTACGACCGCCGAGGGCGCGGCGCGAGCGGCGACACGGCCCCCTACGCGGTGGCCCGCGAGGTGGATGACCTCGCCGCGCTGATCGAGGAGGCGGGCGGCGAGGCGAGCCTGTGCGGCATCTCCTCCGGCGGCGCGCTGGTGCTGGAGGCCGCGGCGAGCGGGCTGCCGGTCCGCCGGGTCGCGGTGTACGAGACGCCGTTCGCCGACTTCCTGGAGAGGGGCGCGGAGCAGAACACCGAGTACACCGAGAAGTTGACGGCCGCGCTCGCCGAGGGCCGGCGCGGGGACGCGGTGGAGCTGTTCCTGCGGCTCACCGGCATGGGCGAGCAGATGATCCAGGGCGCCCGCAACTCCCCCATGTGGCCCGGCATGGAGTCCGTCGCCCCGACCCTCGCCTACGACAACGCGGTCATGGCGGGCGGACTGGTCCCCCGGGACCGGCTGGCCTCGGTCACGGTCCAGGTCCTGGCCGTCGCGGGCGGCGCGAGCCCCGAGTGGATGCGCGAGGGCACCAGAGCGGTCGCGGAGGCGGCCCAGAACGGCGCGTACCGCGTCCTGGAGGGCCAGACCCACATGGTCGACCCGACCGCCCTGGGGCCGGTCCTGGCGGAGTTCTTCGCGGAGTGA
- a CDS encoding SDR family oxidoreductase, protein MATHVITGAGSGIGAAVARRLHARGDELVLHARDAGRAKELAAQFPGARTLVGDLADPDKLSWAFSHQSLPDRVDSLLHIAGVVDLGPVGDLTPKTWRHQLNVNLISPAELTRHFLPQLRAARGQVLFVNSGAGLNAHADWSAYAASKHGLKALADSLRHEEHGNGVRVTSVYPGRTASPMQAKVHQQEGKEYDASQWIDPESVATTILTALDLPRDAEINDLTVRPGR, encoded by the coding sequence ATGGCTACACATGTGATCACCGGAGCGGGCTCCGGCATCGGCGCGGCGGTGGCCCGCCGTCTGCACGCGCGCGGGGACGAACTCGTGCTGCACGCGCGCGACGCGGGCCGTGCGAAGGAGCTGGCGGCCCAGTTCCCGGGCGCGCGGACGCTGGTCGGTGACCTGGCCGACCCGGACAAACTGAGCTGGGCCTTCTCGCACCAGTCGCTGCCCGACCGGGTGGACTCCCTGCTGCACATCGCGGGCGTGGTCGACCTGGGCCCGGTGGGCGACCTGACCCCCAAGACCTGGCGCCACCAGCTGAACGTCAACCTGATCTCCCCGGCAGAGCTGACCCGCCACTTCCTGCCCCAACTCCGGGCCGCCCGGGGCCAGGTGCTGTTCGTGAACTCCGGCGCGGGCCTGAACGCCCACGCCGACTGGTCCGCCTACGCGGCCTCCAAGCACGGCCTGAAGGCCCTGGCGGACTCCCTGCGCCACGAGGAGCACGGCAACGGCGTCCGCGTCACCTCGGTCTACCCCGGCCGCACGGCGAGCCCCATGCAGGCCAAGGTCCACCAGCAGGAGGGCAAGGAGTACGACGCCTCGCAGTGGATCGACCCGGAGTCGGTCGCCACGACGATCCTGACGGCGCTGGACCTCCCGAGGGACGCGGAGATCAACGACCTGACGGTGCGTCCGGGGCGCTGA
- the ligA gene encoding NAD-dependent DNA ligase LigA, with the protein MAGDKQAETTVPAEAREKHAQLAEQIEEHRFRYYVNDAPVISDADFDKLLRSLEALEEEYPELRTPDSPTQKVAGAYATEFTAVQHRSRMLSLDNAFSDEELAAWAERIAKDVGTTDYHLLCELKVDGLAVNLTYEHGRLTRAATRGDGRTGEDITPNVRTIAEIPDRLTGDKVPDLVEIRGEVYFPMEKFEELNARLVEAGDKPFANPRNAAAGSLRQKDPRVTATRPLHMVVHGIGALEGFDGMTRLSQGYDLLKSWGLPTAKHNRVVDDLDGVREFIAYFGENRHSVEHEIDGAVVKLDEIPLQGRLGSTSRAPRWAIAYKYAPEEVNTKLINIRVGVGRTGRVTPYAQVEPVTVAGSEVEFATLHNQDVVKLKGVLIGDTVVLRKAGDVIPEILGPVVDLRDGSEREFVMPSECPECGTALRPMKEGDVDLRCPNARTCPAQLRERLFYLAGRKSLDIEHFGYVAAAALTKPLEPADPPLADEGDLFDLTIEQLLPIKAYVLDQDSGLPKRDPKTGEEKVATVFANQQGEPKKNAVAMLENIAAAKERPLARVLTGLSIRHVGPVAAEALARNFRSIDRIEQASEEELAATDGVGSIIAKSLKEWFAEDWHQEILRKWKAAGVRMEEEGSGEDEGPRPLEGLTVVVTGTLERFTRDGAKEALQTRGAKVTGSVSKKTSFVVVGDNPGSKYDKAMQLKVPVLNEDGFDVLLEQGPEAAADVALPTEE; encoded by the coding sequence GTGGCCGGCGACAAGCAAGCGGAGACGACGGTGCCCGCCGAGGCACGGGAGAAGCACGCGCAGCTCGCTGAGCAGATCGAGGAGCACCGCTTCCGGTACTACGTGAACGACGCGCCGGTCATCAGCGACGCCGACTTCGACAAGCTGCTGCGCTCCCTGGAGGCACTGGAGGAGGAGTACCCCGAGCTGCGCACCCCCGACTCCCCGACCCAGAAGGTCGCGGGGGCGTACGCGACGGAGTTCACGGCGGTCCAGCACCGCTCCCGCATGCTCTCCCTGGACAACGCGTTCAGTGACGAGGAGCTCGCGGCCTGGGCGGAGCGGATCGCCAAGGACGTCGGCACCACCGACTACCACCTGCTGTGCGAGCTGAAGGTCGACGGCCTCGCCGTCAACCTCACCTACGAGCACGGCCGGCTCACCCGCGCGGCCACCCGCGGCGACGGCCGCACCGGCGAGGACATCACGCCCAACGTCCGCACGATCGCCGAGATCCCGGACCGCCTCACCGGTGACAAGGTCCCCGACCTCGTGGAGATCCGCGGCGAGGTCTACTTCCCGATGGAGAAGTTCGAGGAGCTCAACGCCCGTCTGGTCGAGGCCGGCGACAAGCCCTTCGCCAACCCGCGCAACGCGGCGGCCGGTTCGCTGCGCCAGAAGGACCCGCGCGTCACCGCCACCCGCCCCCTCCACATGGTCGTGCACGGCATCGGCGCCCTGGAGGGCTTCGACGGCATGACCCGCCTCTCCCAGGGCTACGACCTCCTCAAGTCCTGGGGCCTGCCCACCGCGAAGCACAACAGGGTGGTCGACGACCTCGACGGAGTGAGGGAGTTCATCGCCTACTTCGGCGAGAACCGCCACTCCGTGGAGCACGAGATCGACGGCGCCGTCGTCAAGCTCGACGAGATCCCGCTCCAGGGAAGGCTCGGCTCCACCTCCCGCGCCCCGCGCTGGGCGATCGCGTACAAGTACGCGCCCGAGGAGGTCAACACCAAGCTCATCAACATCCGCGTGGGCGTGGGCCGTACGGGCCGCGTCACGCCGTACGCCCAGGTCGAGCCGGTGACGGTGGCCGGCTCGGAGGTCGAGTTCGCCACCCTGCACAACCAGGACGTCGTCAAGCTCAAGGGCGTCCTGATCGGCGACACCGTGGTGCTGCGCAAGGCCGGTGACGTCATTCCCGAGATCCTCGGCCCGGTCGTCGACCTGCGCGACGGCAGCGAGCGCGAGTTCGTGATGCCGAGCGAGTGCCCCGAGTGCGGTACGGCGCTCAGGCCCATGAAGGAGGGCGACGTCGACCTGCGCTGCCCCAACGCCCGCACCTGCCCCGCCCAGCTGCGGGAGCGCCTGTTCTACCTCGCGGGCCGCAAGTCGCTGGACATCGAGCACTTCGGGTACGTCGCCGCGGCCGCGCTCACCAAGCCGCTGGAGCCCGCGGACCCGCCGCTGGCCGACGAGGGCGACCTGTTCGACCTCACCATCGAACAGCTGCTGCCCATCAAGGCGTACGTCCTCGACCAGGACAGCGGGCTGCCCAAGCGGGACCCGAAGACCGGCGAGGAGAAGGTCGCCACCGTCTTCGCCAACCAGCAGGGCGAGCCGAAGAAGAACGCGGTGGCCATGCTGGAGAACATCGCGGCCGCCAAGGAACGCCCGCTCGCCCGGGTCCTCACCGGTCTGTCGATCCGCCATGTCGGCCCGGTCGCCGCCGAGGCCCTCGCCCGCAACTTCCGCTCCATCGACCGCATCGAGCAGGCGAGCGAGGAGGAGCTGGCCGCCACCGACGGCGTCGGCTCGATCATCGCGAAGTCCCTCAAGGAGTGGTTCGCGGAGGACTGGCACCAGGAGATCCTGCGCAAGTGGAAGGCCGCGGGCGTGCGCATGGAGGAGGAGGGCTCGGGGGAGGACGAGGGCCCGCGCCCCCTGGAAGGCCTCACCGTCGTCGTCACCGGCACCCTGGAGCGCTTCACCCGTGACGGTGCCAAGGAGGCCCTCCAGACCAGAGGGGCGAAAGTAACCGGTTCGGTTTCGAAGAAGACGTCTTTCGTAGTCGTAGGCGACAATCCTGGTTCCAAGTACGACAAGGCGATGCAACTCAAGGTGCCGGTTCTGAACGAGGACGGCTTCGACGTCCTCCTGGAACAGGGCCCCGAAGCGGCCGCCGATGTGGCGCTTCCCACGGAGGAGTAG
- a CDS encoding DUF427 domain-containing protein, whose translation MAEGHTITIEQVDQHVRVVHGDQILAESDRPLVLRETGCPARYYLPAEDVRLELLTPSDTHTYCPFKGTASYWSLPDAPDLVWSYPDPKPAVAEIKDHLCFYEVDVS comes from the coding sequence ATGGCCGAAGGACACACGATCACCATCGAGCAAGTCGACCAGCACGTGCGCGTGGTGCACGGCGACCAGATCCTGGCGGAGAGCGACCGCCCGCTGGTCCTCAGGGAGACGGGCTGCCCCGCGCGGTACTACCTGCCCGCCGAGGACGTACGGCTGGAGCTGCTGACCCCCTCCGACACGCACACCTACTGCCCCTTCAAGGGCACCGCGTCCTACTGGTCGCTGCCGGACGCGCCCGACCTGGTGTGGTCGTATCCCGACCCGAAACCCGCCGTCGCCGAGATCAAGGACCACCTCTGCTTCTACGAAGTCGACGTGTCCTGA
- a CDS encoding methionine synthase gives MTADFSFAPATGVGSLPGGDAREAAKAATGSFEDFPFLPELPARGPGADMIGRTAGMLVELYARVEPSGWRLGDRPGRDTKRARSWLGEDLDALEEFTQGYEGQLKVQAVGPWTLAAALELRNGEVALSDPGACRDLAASLAEGLRLHLEEVRRRVPGAQIVLQLDEPSLIAVLRGQVKSASGYRTHRAVDRQVVEATLRDVVGVHADGPVVVHSCAPDVPFALLRRAGAAAISFDFTLLTERDDDVIGEAVEGGTRLFAGVVPGTDTALSDPAGSVMGVRTLWRRLGLHPGLLAEAVTVTPSCGLAGASPEYARRALAHCVQAARSLADNPE, from the coding sequence GTGACCGCAGACTTCAGTTTCGCCCCCGCCACCGGCGTCGGCTCCCTCCCCGGCGGCGACGCCCGGGAGGCCGCCAAGGCCGCCACCGGCTCCTTCGAGGACTTCCCCTTCCTGCCCGAGCTGCCCGCTCGCGGCCCCGGCGCCGACATGATCGGCCGGACCGCCGGGATGCTCGTCGAGCTGTACGCGCGCGTGGAGCCCAGCGGCTGGCGGCTCGGGGACCGGCCGGGCCGGGACACCAAGCGGGCCCGGTCCTGGCTGGGGGAGGACCTGGACGCCCTGGAGGAGTTCACCCAGGGCTACGAGGGGCAGCTGAAGGTCCAGGCCGTCGGCCCCTGGACGCTCGCCGCCGCACTGGAACTCAGGAACGGCGAGGTCGCCCTCTCCGACCCCGGCGCCTGCCGGGACCTCGCCGCCTCGCTCGCCGAGGGGCTGCGGCTGCACCTGGAGGAGGTCCGCAGGAGGGTCCCCGGCGCCCAGATCGTCCTCCAGCTCGACGAGCCCTCGCTCATCGCCGTCCTGCGCGGCCAGGTGAAGTCCGCCAGCGGCTACCGCACCCACCGGGCCGTCGACCGGCAGGTCGTGGAGGCCACGCTCCGGGACGTCGTCGGGGTTCACGCCGACGGCCCCGTCGTGGTCCACTCGTGCGCACCGGACGTCCCCTTCGCCCTGCTGCGGCGAGCGGGCGCGGCGGCGATCTCCTTCGACTTCACGCTCCTCACCGAGCGTGACGACGACGTGATCGGTGAGGCGGTGGAAGGGGGTACCCGGCTCTTCGCGGGTGTCGTGCCGGGCACGGACACGGCATTGTCAGACCCTGCCGGTAGCGTCATGGGTGTCAGGACGTTGTGGCGCAGGCTGGGGCTGCATCCGGGACTGCTCGCGGAGGCGGTCACGGTCACTCCGTCGTGCGGACTCGCGGGGGCCTCCCCGGAGTACGCGCGCAGGGCCCTCGCCCACTGCGTCCAGGCGGCGAGATCCCTCGCGGACAACCCAGAGTAA
- a CDS encoding bifunctional diguanylate cyclase/phosphodiesterase, which translates to MEPTESAAPDSRLRLRRLTGAWRVSRWSGRPSERPGAEGRAAGQYTAAGGPGAAQLTAERAPGLPDSEPDRQLSWPALPTAVVAAAGFVLGAGFYRAFTGSHALFPSGTVGWSLAVLTGVIVGHLVALGRARWWGGTGSGAALTLAVLLLYGWVPAGMVSLTVVLLVGIARRHRWRQGILHGAVDILGIATGALVLAVFGQSPSVETPWNPDTWTFYTGPVVMLVAAAYLAVTRVLGWYLHSSRHAGLPTMARTALVRQGLVAVALLGIAPLVCVVAAAKPLLLPLFAIPLIALDSTLWMARARAEEQLRDPLTGLPNRQWLLERIWTALDDAERIGARSALMLIDLDRFRSVNDTLGHLAGDRLLLQIADRLRIALPRGAEAARLGGDEFAVLLPVADSTTSATRVARTLVAALSSPLDLDGLTLVLEASAGVAVFPDHALDAEGMLRRADVAMYQAKRDRTGVEVYESKRDSNTPDRLGLLGDLRRALDAHEVQLHYQPKVRFDGQVAGLEALVRWVHPERGKVPPDEFIAIAESSGLMPHLTEYVLDTALAQVAEWRAQGLFVPVAVNVSPRDVHTPGFAGSVAARLARHGVPAGALQLEITEHVLLEDPSRAGDTLAALTGHGVKMSLDDFGTGYSSLVHLRRLPVSELKIDRSFVAKLAVDTEDAEIVRCTVDLAHSLGLLVVAEGVEDDETWERLRDMGCDAVQGWLVAAAMPPEETTAWLLARGSRGWQRPRAALPAAE; encoded by the coding sequence ATGGAACCGACCGAGAGCGCCGCCCCGGACTCACGGCTGCGCCTGCGCCGGCTCACCGGCGCCTGGCGGGTGAGCCGGTGGTCCGGACGGCCTTCGGAGCGTCCGGGCGCGGAGGGACGTGCCGCCGGACAGTACACCGCGGCCGGCGGGCCCGGTGCCGCACAGCTCACCGCCGAGCGCGCCCCCGGCCTGCCGGACTCCGAACCCGATCGCCAGCTGTCCTGGCCCGCGCTGCCCACGGCGGTCGTCGCGGCCGCCGGATTCGTGCTCGGCGCGGGCTTCTACCGGGCCTTCACCGGCAGCCACGCCCTCTTCCCGTCGGGCACCGTCGGCTGGTCGCTGGCCGTGCTGACCGGCGTTATCGTCGGCCACCTGGTCGCCCTCGGCCGGGCCCGCTGGTGGGGCGGCACCGGCTCGGGCGCCGCCCTCACCCTCGCCGTCCTGCTGCTCTACGGCTGGGTGCCCGCCGGAATGGTCAGCCTCACCGTCGTGCTGCTGGTCGGCATAGCCAGGCGTCACCGCTGGCGGCAGGGCATCCTGCACGGCGCGGTGGACATCCTGGGCATAGCCACCGGCGCCCTGGTCCTCGCCGTCTTCGGCCAGTCCCCGTCCGTCGAGACCCCGTGGAACCCGGACACCTGGACGTTCTACACCGGCCCCGTGGTGATGCTCGTCGCGGCCGCCTACCTCGCCGTCACCCGTGTGCTCGGCTGGTACCTGCACTCCTCGCGTCACGCGGGACTGCCCACCATGGCCCGCACCGCCCTGGTCAGACAGGGCCTGGTCGCGGTCGCGCTGCTCGGCATCGCCCCGCTGGTCTGCGTGGTCGCCGCCGCCAAGCCCCTGCTGCTCCCGCTGTTCGCGATCCCCCTGATCGCCCTCGACTCCACCCTCTGGATGGCCCGGGCCCGCGCCGAGGAACAGCTGCGCGACCCGCTGACCGGACTGCCCAACCGGCAGTGGCTCCTGGAGCGCATCTGGACCGCCCTGGACGACGCCGAACGCATCGGCGCCCGGTCCGCACTGATGCTCATCGACCTCGACCGCTTCCGCTCGGTCAACGACACCCTCGGCCACCTCGCCGGTGACCGGCTGCTCCTCCAGATCGCCGACCGGCTCAGGATCGCCCTGCCGCGCGGCGCCGAGGCGGCCCGGCTCGGCGGTGACGAGTTCGCCGTCTTACTGCCGGTCGCCGACTCCACCACCTCAGCGACCCGCGTCGCCCGCACCCTGGTCGCCGCCCTCAGCTCCCCGCTCGACCTCGACGGACTCACCCTCGTCCTGGAGGCCAGCGCCGGGGTCGCCGTCTTCCCCGACCACGCCCTGGACGCCGAGGGCATGCTGCGCCGGGCGGACGTGGCGATGTACCAGGCCAAGCGGGACCGTACGGGCGTAGAGGTCTACGAGTCCAAGCGGGACTCCAACACCCCCGACCGCCTGGGTCTCCTGGGCGATCTGCGCCGGGCGCTGGACGCGCACGAGGTGCAGCTGCACTACCAGCCCAAGGTCCGCTTCGACGGACAGGTGGCCGGCCTCGAGGCGCTGGTGCGCTGGGTGCACCCGGAGCGCGGGAAGGTGCCGCCGGACGAGTTCATCGCGATCGCCGAGTCCTCCGGACTGATGCCGCACCTCACCGAGTACGTCCTCGACACGGCTCTCGCGCAGGTCGCCGAGTGGCGGGCGCAGGGCCTGTTCGTCCCGGTCGCCGTCAACGTCTCCCCACGTGACGTCCACACCCCCGGCTTCGCCGGCTCGGTCGCCGCCCGCCTCGCCCGGCACGGCGTCCCCGCGGGCGCGCTCCAGCTGGAGATCACCGAGCACGTCCTGCTGGAGGACCCCTCACGGGCCGGGGACACCCTCGCCGCGCTCACCGGCCACGGCGTCAAGATGTCCCTCGACGACTTCGGCACCGGCTACTCCTCCCTCGTCCACCTCCGCCGCCTCCCGGTCAGCGAACTGAAGATCGACCGCTCCTTCGTGGCCAAACTGGCCGTCGACACCGAGGACGCGGAGATCGTCCGCTGCACGGTGGACCTCGCCCACTCCCTGGGCCTCCTCGTCGTGGCCGAGGGCGTCGAGGACGACGAGACCTGGGAACGCCTGCGCGACATGGGCTGCGACGCCGTACAGGGCTGGCTGGTCGCCGCGGCGATGCCCCCGGAGGAGACGACGGCGTGGCTGCTGGCACGGGGGTCGCGGGGCTGGCAGCGGCCAAGGGCGGCTCTACCGGCAGCGGAGTGA
- a CDS encoding N-acetylmuramoyl-L-alanine amidase yields the protein MGATEGSKDTDRRIGRRALIVGGTAAAVGSAVLARDELARLWWRAPGVEKPRVEGAVDFRGAQWVAASDANWRRADRPDDYGIDMVVIHVTQGSFASAVKVFQDPGHGAAAHYVVRKDGHITQMIRELDVAYHAGNRSYNERSVGIEHEGFVDRPEDFTAEMYAASARLTAGICARYDIPVDREHIIGHVEVPGTDHTDPGKHWDWDRYMKLVRGARSAPAQV from the coding sequence ATGGGGGCGACAGAGGGTTCCAAGGACACCGACCGGCGCATCGGGCGCCGGGCGCTGATTGTCGGCGGGACGGCGGCCGCGGTGGGCTCCGCGGTGCTGGCCCGTGACGAGCTGGCGCGGCTGTGGTGGCGGGCACCGGGAGTGGAGAAGCCGCGGGTCGAGGGCGCCGTCGACTTCCGCGGGGCGCAGTGGGTGGCGGCCTCCGACGCGAACTGGCGGCGCGCCGACCGGCCCGACGACTACGGCATAGACATGGTGGTCATCCATGTCACCCAGGGCAGTTTCGCCAGCGCGGTGAAGGTGTTCCAGGACCCGGGCCACGGCGCGGCCGCGCACTACGTCGTCCGCAAGGACGGCCACATCACCCAGATGATCCGCGAGCTGGACGTGGCTTACCACGCGGGCAACCGCTCCTACAACGAACGCAGTGTGGGCATCGAGCACGAGGGCTTCGTGGACCGGCCGGAGGACTTCACGGCCGAGATGTACGCGGCCTCGGCGCGGCTCACGGCCGGGATATGCGCGCGCTACGACATACCCGTCGACCGCGAGCACATCATCGGCCACGTGGAAGTGCCGGGGACGGACCACACCGATCCGGGCAAGCACTGGGACTG
- the mnmA gene encoding tRNA 2-thiouridine(34) synthase MnmA: MTDTTQRPLRVLAAMSGGVDSAVAAARAAEAGHDVTGVHLALSANPQSFRTGARGCCTIEDSRDARRAADVIGIPFYVWDLADRFREDVVEDFVAEYEAGRTPNPCLRCNEKIKFAALLDKALALGFDAVCTGHYAKVVTLADGSRELHRASDMAKDQSYVLGVLDERQLAHALFPLGDTVTTKDEIRAEAERRGLAVAKKPDSHDICFIADGDTQGFLASRLGKAEGDIVDESGAKIGTHEGAYGFTIGQRKGLRIGTPAADGKPRYVLDISPVNNTVTVGPAAALDVTALTAIKPRWCGTAPVGPGTYTAQLRAHGGETEVRAELVDGTLEVTFTEPVRGVAPGQAIVLYDDTRVVGSATIASTTRATAGVA, from the coding sequence ATGACTGACACCACGCAGCGCCCCCTTCGCGTTCTCGCCGCCATGTCCGGAGGAGTGGACTCCGCCGTCGCCGCCGCCCGTGCCGCCGAAGCCGGCCATGACGTGACCGGCGTTCACCTCGCCCTCTCCGCGAACCCGCAGTCCTTCCGCACGGGCGCGCGGGGCTGTTGCACCATCGAGGACTCGCGCGACGCCCGCCGCGCCGCCGACGTCATCGGCATCCCGTTCTACGTGTGGGACCTCGCCGACCGCTTCCGTGAGGACGTCGTCGAGGACTTCGTCGCCGAGTACGAGGCCGGCCGCACCCCCAACCCCTGCCTGCGCTGCAACGAGAAGATCAAGTTCGCCGCGCTCCTCGACAAGGCGCTCGCGCTGGGCTTCGACGCGGTGTGCACGGGCCACTACGCGAAGGTGGTCACCCTCGCGGACGGCTCCCGCGAGCTGCACCGCGCCTCCGACATGGCGAAGGACCAGTCGTACGTCCTCGGCGTCCTGGACGAGCGGCAGCTGGCGCACGCCCTGTTCCCGCTCGGCGACACCGTCACCACCAAGGACGAGATCCGCGCCGAGGCCGAGCGCCGGGGCCTCGCGGTCGCCAAGAAGCCCGACTCGCACGACATCTGCTTCATCGCCGACGGCGACACCCAGGGCTTCCTCGCCTCCCGCCTCGGCAAGGCGGAGGGCGACATCGTCGACGAGTCCGGCGCGAAGATCGGCACCCACGAGGGCGCGTACGGCTTCACCATCGGCCAGCGCAAGGGGCTGCGGATCGGCACCCCGGCCGCCGACGGCAAGCCGCGCTACGTCCTCGACATCTCGCCGGTGAACAACACGGTGACGGTCGGCCCGGCCGCGGCCCTGGACGTCACGGCCCTGACCGCGATCAAGCCCCGCTGGTGCGGCACCGCCCCGGTGGGCCCCGGCACCTACACCGCCCAGCTCCGCGCCCACGGCGGCGAGACCGAGGTCCGCGCCGAACTCGTCGACGGCACCCTGGAGGTGACCTTCACCGAGCCGGTCCGCGGTGTCGCCCCCGGCCAGGCGATCGTCCTGTACGACGACACGCGTGTGGTGGGCTCGGCGACGATCGCGTCGACCACGCGCGCGACGGCCGGAGTGGCCTGA
- a CDS encoding TIGR00730 family Rossman fold protein, protein MRICVFLSAADLDDRYTRPAREFAKLLGKGGHTLVWGGSDVGLMKVVADGVQEAGGRLVGVSVTFLASKVRPGVDEMVIAADLAERKKLLLEKADAVVIMVGGTGTLDEATEILELKKHGHTDKPVVLLNTAGFYDGLKEQFRRMEDEGFLPRPLADLVFFAEEPVGALAYLEESAGTR, encoded by the coding sequence ATGCGAATCTGCGTCTTCCTCTCCGCCGCCGACCTCGACGACCGTTACACGCGCCCCGCGCGGGAGTTCGCGAAGCTGCTGGGCAAGGGTGGGCACACGCTGGTGTGGGGCGGCTCGGACGTGGGCCTGATGAAGGTGGTCGCGGACGGCGTGCAGGAGGCGGGCGGACGGCTCGTCGGGGTCTCGGTGACGTTCCTGGCGTCCAAGGTCCGGCCCGGCGTCGACGAGATGGTGATCGCCGCCGATCTGGCCGAACGCAAGAAGCTGCTCCTGGAGAAGGCCGACGCCGTGGTGATCATGGTGGGCGGCACCGGCACGCTCGACGAGGCGACCGAGATCCTGGAGCTGAAGAAGCACGGGCACACCGACAAGCCGGTGGTGCTGCTGAACACGGCGGGCTTCTACGACGGCCTCAAGGAGCAGTTCCGGCGGATGGAGGACGAGGGCTTCCTGCCCCGCCCGCTCGCCGACCTGGTGTTCTTCGCGGAGGAGCCGGTGGGCGCGCTGGCGTACCTGGAGGAGTCGGCCGGTACCCGCTGA